A single window of Malus sylvestris chromosome 5, drMalSylv7.2, whole genome shotgun sequence DNA harbors:
- the LOC126621279 gene encoding uncharacterized protein LOC126621279 isoform X1 gives MISFYLLPYRENFFKMEPDKGWFLYLQKNHELFSLNISKLLAWSSLEKARRPSRPDFKLVNASCYPDGSMVPFGTRYMFVGSNPYIVGGQFGCPHPLLGYDYWPNFDVIACDPPTDDPCKSNLPMLSGPKFYPFVITLGNKIYVLSLQYRGYMTETWPALFEVYNPEYGKWKILPNPPFVVGKTVTSPAAHHYYALGHKLVVTKTWSVESYVFDTREEKWEPWNSREDPFEIAYKPHPTSARFKDFLVAVHQGDFGDVLTYRLDSYGIPRPGRNLVELENIFLPPLDGCFPFITEINDAGLMCILCYSGIEHSELWRLRVVVFQVSISGHLDNQFLCADIKAKGTYYFCQRIDPIIFPPVITSDRLDKHDNKPDVFWKKENLPRLDRELYDAWCSWYWGALKGSSSSSGHTQDGQGHGRGFKDEVENSVQQKKRARYDNAT, from the exons ATGATCTCTTTTTACCTTTTACCCTACAGGGAGAATTTTTTTAAGATGGAGCCGGACAAGGGTTGGTTTTTGTATCTGCAGAAGAACCATGAACTATTTTCCCTAAATATTAGCAAATTATTGGCGTGGAGCTCTTTGGAGAAGGCTCGGAGGCCTTCTAGACCGGATTTTAAACTTGTGAATGCTTCTTGTTATCCAGACGGAAGCATGGTGCCATTCGGAACAAGATATATGTTTGTGGGTTCCAACCCTTATATTGTTGGGGGTCAGTTCGGTTGCCCGCATCCTCTTTTAGGGTATGATTATTGGCCCAACTTTGATGTTATTGCATGTGATCCTCCCACTGATGATCCATGCAAGAGTAATCTACCCATGTTGTCTGGTCCTAAATTTTATCCTTTTGTTATTACCCTCGGGaacaaaatttatgttttgtcCCTACAGTACAGGGGATATATGACAGAAACATGGCCAGCCCTTTTTGAGGTTTATAATCCCGAATATGGGAAGTGGAAAATTCTCCCGAACCCCCCCTTTGTCGTTGGTAAGACTGTCACTAGTCCTGCTGCCCATCACTACTATGCTTTGGGACACAAGCTCGTGGTGACAAAGACATGGTCAGTTGAGTCTTACGTGTTCGACACTCGCGAAGAGAAATGGGAGCCATGGAACAGTCGGGAGGATCCATTTGAAATCGCATATAAACCCCATCCTACTTCAGCACGATTCAAGGACTTTTTGGTTGCTGTCCATCAAGGGGATTTTGGTGATGTTCTTACTTATCGGTTGGATTCATATGGCATCCCTCGACCGGGTCGGAATCTAGTTGAGCTTGAGAACATATTCCTTCCTCCTCTGGACGGTTGCTTTCCCTTCATCACTGAAATCAACGACGCTGGCCTTATGTGCATTTTGTGTTATTCTGGCATTGAACATTCGGAATTGTGGCGTTTACGTGTAGTGGTGTTCCAAGTGTCCATCTCAGGCCATCTTGACAATCAATTCCTTTGTGCTGATATTAAGGCCAAGGGAACGTACTACTTCTGTCAACGTATTGATCCAATCATCTTCCCACCAGTTATCAC GAGTGATCGGTTGGACAAGCACGACAATAAGCCTGATGTATTTTGGAAGAAAGAAAATCTTCCTCGGCTGGATAG ggagttgTACGATGCCTGGTGTTCCTGGTACTGGGGGGCGCTGAAGGGAAGCAGTAGCAGCAGTGGTCATACACAAGATGGCCAG GGTCATGGGCGAGGGTTCAAAGATGAGGTTGAAAATAGTGTGCAACa GAAAAAGAGGGCAAGATATGATAATGCAACTTAG
- the LOC126621279 gene encoding uncharacterized protein LOC126621279 isoform X2 codes for MNMMENFFKMEPDKGWFLYLQKNHELFSLNISKLLAWSSLEKARRPSRPDFKLVNASCYPDGSMVPFGTRYMFVGSNPYIVGGQFGCPHPLLGYDYWPNFDVIACDPPTDDPCKSNLPMLSGPKFYPFVITLGNKIYVLSLQYRGYMTETWPALFEVYNPEYGKWKILPNPPFVVGKTVTSPAAHHYYALGHKLVVTKTWSVESYVFDTREEKWEPWNSREDPFEIAYKPHPTSARFKDFLVAVHQGDFGDVLTYRLDSYGIPRPGRNLVELENIFLPPLDGCFPFITEINDAGLMCILCYSGIEHSELWRLRVVVFQVSISGHLDNQFLCADIKAKGTYYFCQRIDPIIFPPVITSDRLDKHDNKPDVFWKKENLPRLDRELYDAWCSWYWGALKGSSSSSGHTQDGQGHGRGFKDEVENSVQQKKRARYDNAT; via the exons ATGAACATGAT GGAGAATTTTTTTAAGATGGAGCCGGACAAGGGTTGGTTTTTGTATCTGCAGAAGAACCATGAACTATTTTCCCTAAATATTAGCAAATTATTGGCGTGGAGCTCTTTGGAGAAGGCTCGGAGGCCTTCTAGACCGGATTTTAAACTTGTGAATGCTTCTTGTTATCCAGACGGAAGCATGGTGCCATTCGGAACAAGATATATGTTTGTGGGTTCCAACCCTTATATTGTTGGGGGTCAGTTCGGTTGCCCGCATCCTCTTTTAGGGTATGATTATTGGCCCAACTTTGATGTTATTGCATGTGATCCTCCCACTGATGATCCATGCAAGAGTAATCTACCCATGTTGTCTGGTCCTAAATTTTATCCTTTTGTTATTACCCTCGGGaacaaaatttatgttttgtcCCTACAGTACAGGGGATATATGACAGAAACATGGCCAGCCCTTTTTGAGGTTTATAATCCCGAATATGGGAAGTGGAAAATTCTCCCGAACCCCCCCTTTGTCGTTGGTAAGACTGTCACTAGTCCTGCTGCCCATCACTACTATGCTTTGGGACACAAGCTCGTGGTGACAAAGACATGGTCAGTTGAGTCTTACGTGTTCGACACTCGCGAAGAGAAATGGGAGCCATGGAACAGTCGGGAGGATCCATTTGAAATCGCATATAAACCCCATCCTACTTCAGCACGATTCAAGGACTTTTTGGTTGCTGTCCATCAAGGGGATTTTGGTGATGTTCTTACTTATCGGTTGGATTCATATGGCATCCCTCGACCGGGTCGGAATCTAGTTGAGCTTGAGAACATATTCCTTCCTCCTCTGGACGGTTGCTTTCCCTTCATCACTGAAATCAACGACGCTGGCCTTATGTGCATTTTGTGTTATTCTGGCATTGAACATTCGGAATTGTGGCGTTTACGTGTAGTGGTGTTCCAAGTGTCCATCTCAGGCCATCTTGACAATCAATTCCTTTGTGCTGATATTAAGGCCAAGGGAACGTACTACTTCTGTCAACGTATTGATCCAATCATCTTCCCACCAGTTATCAC GAGTGATCGGTTGGACAAGCACGACAATAAGCCTGATGTATTTTGGAAGAAAGAAAATCTTCCTCGGCTGGATAG ggagttgTACGATGCCTGGTGTTCCTGGTACTGGGGGGCGCTGAAGGGAAGCAGTAGCAGCAGTGGTCATACACAAGATGGCCAG GGTCATGGGCGAGGGTTCAAAGATGAGGTTGAAAATAGTGTGCAACa GAAAAAGAGGGCAAGATATGATAATGCAACTTAG
- the LOC126621279 gene encoding uncharacterized protein LOC126621279 isoform X3, producing MEPDKGWFLYLQKNHELFSLNISKLLAWSSLEKARRPSRPDFKLVNASCYPDGSMVPFGTRYMFVGSNPYIVGGQFGCPHPLLGYDYWPNFDVIACDPPTDDPCKSNLPMLSGPKFYPFVITLGNKIYVLSLQYRGYMTETWPALFEVYNPEYGKWKILPNPPFVVGKTVTSPAAHHYYALGHKLVVTKTWSVESYVFDTREEKWEPWNSREDPFEIAYKPHPTSARFKDFLVAVHQGDFGDVLTYRLDSYGIPRPGRNLVELENIFLPPLDGCFPFITEINDAGLMCILCYSGIEHSELWRLRVVVFQVSISGHLDNQFLCADIKAKGTYYFCQRIDPIIFPPVITSDRLDKHDNKPDVFWKKENLPRLDRELYDAWCSWYWGALKGSSSSSGHTQDGQGHGRGFKDEVENSVQQKKRARYDNAT from the exons ATGGAGCCGGACAAGGGTTGGTTTTTGTATCTGCAGAAGAACCATGAACTATTTTCCCTAAATATTAGCAAATTATTGGCGTGGAGCTCTTTGGAGAAGGCTCGGAGGCCTTCTAGACCGGATTTTAAACTTGTGAATGCTTCTTGTTATCCAGACGGAAGCATGGTGCCATTCGGAACAAGATATATGTTTGTGGGTTCCAACCCTTATATTGTTGGGGGTCAGTTCGGTTGCCCGCATCCTCTTTTAGGGTATGATTATTGGCCCAACTTTGATGTTATTGCATGTGATCCTCCCACTGATGATCCATGCAAGAGTAATCTACCCATGTTGTCTGGTCCTAAATTTTATCCTTTTGTTATTACCCTCGGGaacaaaatttatgttttgtcCCTACAGTACAGGGGATATATGACAGAAACATGGCCAGCCCTTTTTGAGGTTTATAATCCCGAATATGGGAAGTGGAAAATTCTCCCGAACCCCCCCTTTGTCGTTGGTAAGACTGTCACTAGTCCTGCTGCCCATCACTACTATGCTTTGGGACACAAGCTCGTGGTGACAAAGACATGGTCAGTTGAGTCTTACGTGTTCGACACTCGCGAAGAGAAATGGGAGCCATGGAACAGTCGGGAGGATCCATTTGAAATCGCATATAAACCCCATCCTACTTCAGCACGATTCAAGGACTTTTTGGTTGCTGTCCATCAAGGGGATTTTGGTGATGTTCTTACTTATCGGTTGGATTCATATGGCATCCCTCGACCGGGTCGGAATCTAGTTGAGCTTGAGAACATATTCCTTCCTCCTCTGGACGGTTGCTTTCCCTTCATCACTGAAATCAACGACGCTGGCCTTATGTGCATTTTGTGTTATTCTGGCATTGAACATTCGGAATTGTGGCGTTTACGTGTAGTGGTGTTCCAAGTGTCCATCTCAGGCCATCTTGACAATCAATTCCTTTGTGCTGATATTAAGGCCAAGGGAACGTACTACTTCTGTCAACGTATTGATCCAATCATCTTCCCACCAGTTATCAC GAGTGATCGGTTGGACAAGCACGACAATAAGCCTGATGTATTTTGGAAGAAAGAAAATCTTCCTCGGCTGGATAG ggagttgTACGATGCCTGGTGTTCCTGGTACTGGGGGGCGCTGAAGGGAAGCAGTAGCAGCAGTGGTCATACACAAGATGGCCAG GGTCATGGGCGAGGGTTCAAAGATGAGGTTGAAAATAGTGTGCAACa GAAAAAGAGGGCAAGATATGATAATGCAACTTAG
- the LOC126621279 gene encoding uncharacterized protein LOC126621279 isoform X4 — MISFYLLPYRENFFKMEPDKGWFLYLQKNHELFSLNISKLLAWSSLEKARRPSRPDFKLVNASCYPDGSMVPFGTRYMFVGSNPYIVGGQFGCPHPLLGYDYWPNFDVIACDPPTDDPCKSNLPMLSGPKFYPFVITLGNKIYVLSLQYRGYMTETWPALFEVYNPEYGKWKILPNPPFVVGKTVTSPAAHHYYALGHKLVVTKTWSVESYVFDTREEKWEPWNSREDPFEIAYKPHPTSARFKDFLVAVHQGDFGDVLTYRLDSYGIPRPGRNLVELENIFLPPLDGCFPFITEINDAGLMCILCYSGIEHSELWRLRVVVFQVSISGHLDNQFLCADIKAKGTYYFCQRIDPIIFPPVITSDRLDKHDNKPDVFWKKENLPRLDRELYDAWCSWYWGALKGSSSSSGHTQDGQEKEGKI; from the exons ATGATCTCTTTTTACCTTTTACCCTACAGGGAGAATTTTTTTAAGATGGAGCCGGACAAGGGTTGGTTTTTGTATCTGCAGAAGAACCATGAACTATTTTCCCTAAATATTAGCAAATTATTGGCGTGGAGCTCTTTGGAGAAGGCTCGGAGGCCTTCTAGACCGGATTTTAAACTTGTGAATGCTTCTTGTTATCCAGACGGAAGCATGGTGCCATTCGGAACAAGATATATGTTTGTGGGTTCCAACCCTTATATTGTTGGGGGTCAGTTCGGTTGCCCGCATCCTCTTTTAGGGTATGATTATTGGCCCAACTTTGATGTTATTGCATGTGATCCTCCCACTGATGATCCATGCAAGAGTAATCTACCCATGTTGTCTGGTCCTAAATTTTATCCTTTTGTTATTACCCTCGGGaacaaaatttatgttttgtcCCTACAGTACAGGGGATATATGACAGAAACATGGCCAGCCCTTTTTGAGGTTTATAATCCCGAATATGGGAAGTGGAAAATTCTCCCGAACCCCCCCTTTGTCGTTGGTAAGACTGTCACTAGTCCTGCTGCCCATCACTACTATGCTTTGGGACACAAGCTCGTGGTGACAAAGACATGGTCAGTTGAGTCTTACGTGTTCGACACTCGCGAAGAGAAATGGGAGCCATGGAACAGTCGGGAGGATCCATTTGAAATCGCATATAAACCCCATCCTACTTCAGCACGATTCAAGGACTTTTTGGTTGCTGTCCATCAAGGGGATTTTGGTGATGTTCTTACTTATCGGTTGGATTCATATGGCATCCCTCGACCGGGTCGGAATCTAGTTGAGCTTGAGAACATATTCCTTCCTCCTCTGGACGGTTGCTTTCCCTTCATCACTGAAATCAACGACGCTGGCCTTATGTGCATTTTGTGTTATTCTGGCATTGAACATTCGGAATTGTGGCGTTTACGTGTAGTGGTGTTCCAAGTGTCCATCTCAGGCCATCTTGACAATCAATTCCTTTGTGCTGATATTAAGGCCAAGGGAACGTACTACTTCTGTCAACGTATTGATCCAATCATCTTCCCACCAGTTATCAC GAGTGATCGGTTGGACAAGCACGACAATAAGCCTGATGTATTTTGGAAGAAAGAAAATCTTCCTCGGCTGGATAG ggagttgTACGATGCCTGGTGTTCCTGGTACTGGGGGGCGCTGAAGGGAAGCAGTAGCAGCAGTGGTCATACACAAGATGGCCAG GAAAAAGAGGGCAAGATATGA